The Pseudomonas sp. PDM14 genomic interval AACTGCTCGCAACCGACCTTCAGCGAACTGCCCTGGGGCGGCGTGAAGCGCAGCGGTATTGGCCGCGAACTCGGCGAATGGGGGTTGGACAATTACCTGGAGACTAAGCAGATCACCCGCTACGAAAGTGCCGAGCCTTGGGGCTGGTACATCAAGTAGCGACGGCTCGCGCGCTTGTGCTTGCACCGGCAAAACGGTGGATGGGTGGCGCGTCGTCCACCCTACACCTGCACGTCTTATCCGCGGGTAACCGTGGGTGGCGAGATCATTTCGCCAACAGGTAAGTCAGCACATCGCTCATCAGCCCCTGCGCCACCCGGTAGCGTTCGGCCGGCACCGCGGCCAGCTCGGCAGCGCTCTGCACCCAGCGCCCCGGTTGCAGGTCGGCGCCGAATTCGGCGAGCAGATCGCTGACGATCGCGGGGGTCATCTCCGGGTGGCACTGCAGACCGATCACCCGCCGGCCGATCTGGAACGCCTGGTTGCGGCACGCCTCGCTGGAGGCCAGCAGGGTCGCGTCCGCCGGCAGGGCGAAAGTCTCGCCATGCCAGTGCAACAGCTCGATACGCGGTGGAAAGGTGAAGCACTCCTCTCCCACCCTGTCCGCTCGCCACACCGGGAACCAGCCGACTTCCACCTCGGCATTGGGCTGCACCTGCGCGCCCAGCGCACTGGCGATCAGCTGCGCGCCGAGGCACACGCCTAGCACCGCCACCTCGTTGGCGATGGCCTCACGCAGGAAGGCCTTTTCCGTCACCAGCCAGGGCAGCGCCGACTCGTCGTTGACGCTCATCGGCCCGCCCATGGCGATGATCAGGTCGATGCCGACAAGCTCGGGGAGCTGCGCATCGGCTTCGTAGAAACGGCTGTAGGACAGCTGCGCGCCCCGCTGGCGGAACCACTCGGCCATGCTGCCGATGTCTTCGAACGGAACGTGCTGCAGAACGTGTATACGCATTGATTTACCTCAGGCAGCGCTCGGCGCCGGTTCGACCAGTTTGAGACCGACAATGCCGGCCACGATCATGACCAGGCACAAGCTGCGCAACAGACCCAGACTCTCACCCAGTACCAGTACGCCATAGAGCACGATGCCGAGCGTGCCGATACCGACCCACACGGCGTACGCCAGCCCCATTGGCAACACCCGTACCGAGAGGCTCAGCAGGTAGATGCTGAGGAGCAGGAAGAAGCTGCAATACAGGCTCGGCCACAGCCGGGTAAAGCCTTCGGTGCGCGGGATGATCGTCGCGTACAGCACCTCGCAAAGGCCCGCCAGCAGCAGGTAGCCCCATCCATTCAGCCAGGT includes:
- a CDS encoding type 1 glutamine amidotransferase, with amino-acid sequence MRIHVLQHVPFEDIGSMAEWFRQRGAQLSYSRFYEADAQLPELVGIDLIIAMGGPMSVNDESALPWLVTEKAFLREAIANEVAVLGVCLGAQLIASALGAQVQPNAEVEVGWFPVWRADRVGEECFTFPPRIELLHWHGETFALPADATLLASSEACRNQAFQIGRRVIGLQCHPEMTPAIVSDLLAEFGADLQPGRWVQSAAELAAVPAERYRVAQGLMSDVLTYLLAK
- a CDS encoding DMT family transporter, with protein sequence MTWLNGWGYLLLAGLCEVLYATIIPRTEGFTRLWPSLYCSFFLLLSIYLLSLSVRVLPMGLAYAVWVGIGTLGIVLYGVLVLGESLGLLRSLCLVMIVAGIVGLKLVEPAPSAA